The Echeneis naucrates chromosome 8, fEcheNa1.1, whole genome shotgun sequence genome has a window encoding:
- the taok2a gene encoding serine/threonine-protein kinase TAO2 isoform X2: MPLSARAGNLKDPEVADLFCKDDPEKLFADLREIGHGSFGAVYFARDVRNNEVVAIKKMSYSGKQTNEKWQDIIKEVKFLQKLRHPNTIEYRGCYLKEHTAWLVMEYCLGSASDLLEVHKKPLQEVEIAAITHGALQGLAYLHSHNMIHRDVKAGNILLTEPGQVKLGDFGSASIVAPANSFVGTPYWMAPEVILAMDEGQYDGKVDVWSLGITSIELAERKPPLFNMNAMSALYHIAQNESPILQSNHWSDSFRNFVDSCLQKIPQDRPTSDVLLNHRFLCRERPLTVIMDLIARTKDAVRELDNLQYRKMKKILFQETQQNGPVSEGAEDEEEVEQYLLRTGTVNSMESSQSVPSMSISASSQSSSVNSLADASDDSSSEMAMMQEGEHTVTSNSSIIHRPTGQDNIYDDPYQPEMDQPQVPSGGRRRAYYRNRDHFATIRTASLVTRQIQEHEQGSALREQMSGYKRMRRQHQKQLMGLENKLKAEMDEHQLKLDKELENQRNSFSTEADKLSKKHQAILEKETKAALAEEKKFQQHILGQQKKELTSLLESQKRQYRQRKEQLKEELSENQSTPKREKQEWLIRQKECLQQMQAEEEASLLRRQRQYYELQCRQYKRKMLLARHNLEQDLLREDLNKKQTQKDLECAMLLRHHESTQELEFRQLSSVQRTRAELIRTQHQTELTNQMEYNKRREQELRQKHTMEVRQQPKSLKSKELQIKRQFQETCKIQTRQYKALRNHLLESTPKSDHKAVLKRLKEEQTRKLAILAEQYDHSINDMLSTQALRLDETQEAEYQVLRMQLQQELELLNAYQSKIKIHTDTQHEREVKDLEQRVSIRRALLEQRIEEEMLSLQNERSERIRTLLERQAHEIEAFDSESMRLGFSNMALTGIPAEAFNQGYPTPSPSSGSSGWPSRPVPRSGSHWSHSVQNSVATPSWRSQNHGGGSSFSRTESITSSHGIGRDSELSKSSRSHSSSSHHHHHHPQQHYLPQHYQHHQSTPQLYRDSRERDGRERERAREWVGGGGHYSHHSQGHHHLSSHASSQSLALLPPPPPPPPISLSSSSPPSSASSSSSSQGGYSGGGLSVRGPSLMALRNSPQPLRRTASGGPGSGGGSDGGLSRSTSVTSHISNGSHLSYS; encoded by the exons ATGCCCTTGAGTGCACGGGCGGGCAACCTGAAAGACCCGGAGGTGGCAGATCTCTTCTGCAAAGATGATCCCGAGAAGCTGTTTGCTGATCTCCGTGAGATTGGCCACGGCAGTTTCGGAGCAGTGTATTTT GCCCGGGACGTGCGCAACAATGAGGTGGTGGCCATCAAGAAAATGTCGTACAGCGGCAAGCAGACAAATGAG AAATGGCAGGACATCATTAAAGAGGTGAAGTTCCTTCAGAAGCTTCGCCACCCCAACACAATCGAGTATCGAGGGTGTTACCTGAAAGAACACACAGCATGG CTGGTGATGGAATACTGCCTTGGCTCAGCCTCGGACCTCCTCGAAG TTCACAAAAAGCCACTCCAGGAAGTTGAAATAGCTGCTATTACCCATGGTGCACTGCAGGGACTAGCATATCTTCACTCTCATAATATGATTCACAG GGATGTAAAAGCGGGCAACATCCTGCTGACGGAGCCGGGTCAGGTCAAACTGGGGGACTTTGGTTCCGCCTCAATCGTGGCTCCGGCAAACTCCTTTGTGGGGACGCCCTACTG GATGGCTCCAGAGGTGATCTTAGCCATGGATGAAGGCCAGTATGATGGGAAGGTGGATGTTTGGTCACTGGGCATCACCTCCATAGAGCTGG CTGAAAGGAAGCCACCACTGTTTAACATGAATGCTATGAGTGCCTTATATCACATAGCTCAGAATGAAAGCCCCATTCTCCAGTCCAACCACTG GTCTGATTCCTTCCGTAACTTTGTTGACTCTTGCCTTCAGAAGATTCCCCAGGACCGTCCTACCTCGGACGTGCTACTGAAT CACCGGTTCTTGTGCCGTGAGCGTCCGCTAACGGTGATCATGGACCTGATTGCACGAACTAAAGATGCAGTACGAGAGCTGGACAACCTACAGTACCGCAAGATGAAGAAGATCCTCTTCCAGGAGACGCAGCAGAACGGCCCTGTGTCTGAGGGAGCGGAGGATGAGGAG gagGTGGAGCAGTACCTGTTGCGGACAGGTACAGTCAACAGTATGGAGAGCTCCCAGTCTGTACCCAGCATGTCCATCTCTGCCAGTTCTCAGAGCAGCTCAGTCAACAGCCTGGCCGACGCCTCCGACGACAGCAGCAGCGAAATGGCCATGATGCAGGAGGGCGAGCACACGGTCACCTCCAACAGCTCCATCATTCACCGGCCCACG GGGCAGGATAACATTTATGATGACCCGTACCAGCCTGAGATGGACCAGCCACAGGTTCCTTCAGGTGGACGCCGTAGAGCCTACTACCGCAACCGGGACCACTTTGCCACCATCCGAACTGCTTCCTTG GTGACCCGTCAGATCCAGGAGCACGAGCAGGGCTCAGCACTGCGGGAGCAGATGTCTGGGTACAAACGAATGAGGCGGCAGCACCAGAAACAGCTGATGGGGCTGGAAAACAAGCTGAAGGCCGAGATGGACGAGCACCAGCTGAAGCTGGACAAGGAGCTGGAGAACCAGAGGAACAGTTTCTCCACCGAGGCTGACAAGCTGTCCAAGAAGCATCAGGCCATCCTGGAGAAAGAG ACGAAGGCAGCCctggcagaggagaagaagtTCCAGCAGCACATCCTGGGCCAGCAGAAGAAGGAACTGACCAGTTTACTGGAGTCTCAGAAACGGCAATATCGGCAGCGCAAGGAACAACTGAAGGAG GAGCTGAGTGAGAATCAGTCGACTCCGAAGCGCGAGAAGCAGGAGTGGTTGATCCGTCAGAAGGAGTGTTTGCAGCAGAtgcaggcagaggaggaggccagTCTGCTCCGGCGGCAGAGGCAGTACTACGAGTTGCAGTGCCGCCAATATAAGAGGAAGATGCTGCTGGCTCGACACAACCTGGAGCAGGACCTGCTCAGAGAG GACCTCAACAAGAAGCAGACCCAGAAGGACCTGGAGTGTGCCATGCTGCTGCGACACCACGAGTCCACTCAGGAGCTGGAGTTCAGGCAGCTAAGCTCGGTGCAGCGGACCCGGGCCGAGCTGATCCGAACGCAGCACCAGACTGAACTCACCAACCAGATGGAGTACAACAAGCGCCGTGAACAGGAACTTCGACAGAAACATACCATGGAGGTCCGGCAGCAGCCAAAGAGCCTGAAA TCCAAGGAGCTGCAGATCAAGCGCCAGTTCCAGGAAACCTGTAAAATCCAGACGCGTCAGTACAAAGCTCTGAGGAATCACCTGCTGGAGAGCACTCCTAAATCCGACCACAAGGCTGTCCTCAAACGCCTCAAAGAGGAGCAAACACGTAAGCTGGCCATCCTGGCTGAGCAGTACGACCACTCCATCAACGACATGCTGTCCACACAGGCT CTGCGGCTGGACGAGACCCAGGAGGCCGAGTACCAGGTGCTGCGGATGCAGCTGCaacaggagctggagctgctgaacGCCTACCAGAGCAAGATCAAGATCCACACCGACACCCAGCACGAGCGAGAGGTGAAGGACCTGGAGCAGAGAGTGTCCATCCGCCGAGCGCTGCTGGAGCAAAGG ATCGAGGAGGAGATGCTGTCTCTGCAGAATGAGCGCTCTGAGAGGATCCGGACTTTGTTGGAGCGCCAGGCCCACGAGATCGAGGCCTTCGACTCGGAGAGCATGCGCCTCGGCTTCAGCAACATGGCGCTGACCGGCATCCCAGCTGAGGCCTTCAACCAGGGCTACCCGACCCCCAGCCCCTCATCGGGCTCCAGCGGCTGGCCGTCGCGGCCCGTCCCTCGCTCCGGCAGCCATTGGAGCCACAGTGTGCAGAACTCTGTGGCGACTCCATCGTGGCGCAGTCAGAACCACGGAGGAGGCAGCAGCTTCAGCCGCACCGAGTCCATCACCTCCTCCCACGGCATCGGCAGGGACAGTGAGCTGAGCAAGAGCAGCAGGagccactcctcctcctcccaccaccaccaccaccacccgcAGCAGCACTACCTCCCCCAGCACTACCAGCACCACCAGAGCACGCCGCAGCTCTACCGTGACAGCCGGGAGCGCGATGGCCGGGAGCGTGAACGGGCCAGGGAGTGGGTCGGGGGAGGGGGCCACTACTCCCATCACTCCCAGGgccaccaccacctctcctCCCACGCCTCCTCCCAGTCCCTCGCTCTCCTTCCACCGCCGCCCCCACCTCCCCCTatctccctttcttcctcctctcctccctcctctgcttcatCCTCGTCTTCATCACAGGGGGGCTATAGTGGCGGCGGCCTGAGTGTCCGGGGCCCCAGTCTGATGGCCCTCAGGAACAGCCCACAGCCTTTGCGGAGGACGGCCTCGGGGGGGCCAGGCAGCGGCGGTGGGAGTGACGGAGGGCTGAGCCGGAGCACATCAGTCACGTCTCACATTTCCAACGGCTCTCACCTGTCCTACTCCTGA
- the taok2a gene encoding serine/threonine-protein kinase TAO2 isoform X1 yields MPLSARAGNLKDPEVADLFCKDDPEKLFADLREIGHGSFGAVYFARDVRNNEVVAIKKMSYSGKQTNEKWQDIIKEVKFLQKLRHPNTIEYRGCYLKEHTAWLVMEYCLGSASDLLEVHKKPLQEVEIAAITHGALQGLAYLHSHNMIHRDVKAGNILLTEPGQVKLGDFGSASIVAPANSFVGTPYWMAPEVILAMDEGQYDGKVDVWSLGITSIELAERKPPLFNMNAMSALYHIAQNESPILQSNHWSDSFRNFVDSCLQKIPQDRPTSDVLLNHRFLCRERPLTVIMDLIARTKDAVRELDNLQYRKMKKILFQETQQNGPVSEGAEDEEEVEQYLLRTGTVNSMESSQSVPSMSISASSQSSSVNSLADASDDSSSEMAMMQEGEHTVTSNSSIIHRPTGQDNIYDDPYQPEMDQPQVPSGGRRRAYYRNRDHFATIRTASLVTRQIQEHEQGSALREQMSGYKRMRRQHQKQLMGLENKLKAEMDEHQLKLDKELENQRNSFSTEADKLSKKHQAILEKETKAALAEEKKFQQHILGQQKKELTSLLESQKRQYRQRKEQLKEELSENQSTPKREKQEWLIRQKECLQQMQAEEEASLLRRQRQYYELQCRQYKRKMLLARHNLEQDLLREDLNKKQTQKDLECAMLLRHHESTQELEFRQLSSVQRTRAELIRTQHQTELTNQMEYNKRREQELRQKHTMEVRQQPKSLKSKELQIKRQFQETCKIQTRQYKALRNHLLESTPKSDHKAVLKRLKEEQTRKLAILAEQYDHSINDMLSTQAVSKLRLDETQEAEYQVLRMQLQQELELLNAYQSKIKIHTDTQHEREVKDLEQRVSIRRALLEQRIEEEMLSLQNERSERIRTLLERQAHEIEAFDSESMRLGFSNMALTGIPAEAFNQGYPTPSPSSGSSGWPSRPVPRSGSHWSHSVQNSVATPSWRSQNHGGGSSFSRTESITSSHGIGRDSELSKSSRSHSSSSHHHHHHPQQHYLPQHYQHHQSTPQLYRDSRERDGRERERAREWVGGGGHYSHHSQGHHHLSSHASSQSLALLPPPPPPPPISLSSSSPPSSASSSSSSQGGYSGGGLSVRGPSLMALRNSPQPLRRTASGGPGSGGGSDGGLSRSTSVTSHISNGSHLSYS; encoded by the exons ATGCCCTTGAGTGCACGGGCGGGCAACCTGAAAGACCCGGAGGTGGCAGATCTCTTCTGCAAAGATGATCCCGAGAAGCTGTTTGCTGATCTCCGTGAGATTGGCCACGGCAGTTTCGGAGCAGTGTATTTT GCCCGGGACGTGCGCAACAATGAGGTGGTGGCCATCAAGAAAATGTCGTACAGCGGCAAGCAGACAAATGAG AAATGGCAGGACATCATTAAAGAGGTGAAGTTCCTTCAGAAGCTTCGCCACCCCAACACAATCGAGTATCGAGGGTGTTACCTGAAAGAACACACAGCATGG CTGGTGATGGAATACTGCCTTGGCTCAGCCTCGGACCTCCTCGAAG TTCACAAAAAGCCACTCCAGGAAGTTGAAATAGCTGCTATTACCCATGGTGCACTGCAGGGACTAGCATATCTTCACTCTCATAATATGATTCACAG GGATGTAAAAGCGGGCAACATCCTGCTGACGGAGCCGGGTCAGGTCAAACTGGGGGACTTTGGTTCCGCCTCAATCGTGGCTCCGGCAAACTCCTTTGTGGGGACGCCCTACTG GATGGCTCCAGAGGTGATCTTAGCCATGGATGAAGGCCAGTATGATGGGAAGGTGGATGTTTGGTCACTGGGCATCACCTCCATAGAGCTGG CTGAAAGGAAGCCACCACTGTTTAACATGAATGCTATGAGTGCCTTATATCACATAGCTCAGAATGAAAGCCCCATTCTCCAGTCCAACCACTG GTCTGATTCCTTCCGTAACTTTGTTGACTCTTGCCTTCAGAAGATTCCCCAGGACCGTCCTACCTCGGACGTGCTACTGAAT CACCGGTTCTTGTGCCGTGAGCGTCCGCTAACGGTGATCATGGACCTGATTGCACGAACTAAAGATGCAGTACGAGAGCTGGACAACCTACAGTACCGCAAGATGAAGAAGATCCTCTTCCAGGAGACGCAGCAGAACGGCCCTGTGTCTGAGGGAGCGGAGGATGAGGAG gagGTGGAGCAGTACCTGTTGCGGACAGGTACAGTCAACAGTATGGAGAGCTCCCAGTCTGTACCCAGCATGTCCATCTCTGCCAGTTCTCAGAGCAGCTCAGTCAACAGCCTGGCCGACGCCTCCGACGACAGCAGCAGCGAAATGGCCATGATGCAGGAGGGCGAGCACACGGTCACCTCCAACAGCTCCATCATTCACCGGCCCACG GGGCAGGATAACATTTATGATGACCCGTACCAGCCTGAGATGGACCAGCCACAGGTTCCTTCAGGTGGACGCCGTAGAGCCTACTACCGCAACCGGGACCACTTTGCCACCATCCGAACTGCTTCCTTG GTGACCCGTCAGATCCAGGAGCACGAGCAGGGCTCAGCACTGCGGGAGCAGATGTCTGGGTACAAACGAATGAGGCGGCAGCACCAGAAACAGCTGATGGGGCTGGAAAACAAGCTGAAGGCCGAGATGGACGAGCACCAGCTGAAGCTGGACAAGGAGCTGGAGAACCAGAGGAACAGTTTCTCCACCGAGGCTGACAAGCTGTCCAAGAAGCATCAGGCCATCCTGGAGAAAGAG ACGAAGGCAGCCctggcagaggagaagaagtTCCAGCAGCACATCCTGGGCCAGCAGAAGAAGGAACTGACCAGTTTACTGGAGTCTCAGAAACGGCAATATCGGCAGCGCAAGGAACAACTGAAGGAG GAGCTGAGTGAGAATCAGTCGACTCCGAAGCGCGAGAAGCAGGAGTGGTTGATCCGTCAGAAGGAGTGTTTGCAGCAGAtgcaggcagaggaggaggccagTCTGCTCCGGCGGCAGAGGCAGTACTACGAGTTGCAGTGCCGCCAATATAAGAGGAAGATGCTGCTGGCTCGACACAACCTGGAGCAGGACCTGCTCAGAGAG GACCTCAACAAGAAGCAGACCCAGAAGGACCTGGAGTGTGCCATGCTGCTGCGACACCACGAGTCCACTCAGGAGCTGGAGTTCAGGCAGCTAAGCTCGGTGCAGCGGACCCGGGCCGAGCTGATCCGAACGCAGCACCAGACTGAACTCACCAACCAGATGGAGTACAACAAGCGCCGTGAACAGGAACTTCGACAGAAACATACCATGGAGGTCCGGCAGCAGCCAAAGAGCCTGAAA TCCAAGGAGCTGCAGATCAAGCGCCAGTTCCAGGAAACCTGTAAAATCCAGACGCGTCAGTACAAAGCTCTGAGGAATCACCTGCTGGAGAGCACTCCTAAATCCGACCACAAGGCTGTCCTCAAACGCCTCAAAGAGGAGCAAACACGTAAGCTGGCCATCCTGGCTGAGCAGTACGACCACTCCATCAACGACATGCTGTCCACACAGGCTGTGAGTAAG CTGCGGCTGGACGAGACCCAGGAGGCCGAGTACCAGGTGCTGCGGATGCAGCTGCaacaggagctggagctgctgaacGCCTACCAGAGCAAGATCAAGATCCACACCGACACCCAGCACGAGCGAGAGGTGAAGGACCTGGAGCAGAGAGTGTCCATCCGCCGAGCGCTGCTGGAGCAAAGG ATCGAGGAGGAGATGCTGTCTCTGCAGAATGAGCGCTCTGAGAGGATCCGGACTTTGTTGGAGCGCCAGGCCCACGAGATCGAGGCCTTCGACTCGGAGAGCATGCGCCTCGGCTTCAGCAACATGGCGCTGACCGGCATCCCAGCTGAGGCCTTCAACCAGGGCTACCCGACCCCCAGCCCCTCATCGGGCTCCAGCGGCTGGCCGTCGCGGCCCGTCCCTCGCTCCGGCAGCCATTGGAGCCACAGTGTGCAGAACTCTGTGGCGACTCCATCGTGGCGCAGTCAGAACCACGGAGGAGGCAGCAGCTTCAGCCGCACCGAGTCCATCACCTCCTCCCACGGCATCGGCAGGGACAGTGAGCTGAGCAAGAGCAGCAGGagccactcctcctcctcccaccaccaccaccaccacccgcAGCAGCACTACCTCCCCCAGCACTACCAGCACCACCAGAGCACGCCGCAGCTCTACCGTGACAGCCGGGAGCGCGATGGCCGGGAGCGTGAACGGGCCAGGGAGTGGGTCGGGGGAGGGGGCCACTACTCCCATCACTCCCAGGgccaccaccacctctcctCCCACGCCTCCTCCCAGTCCCTCGCTCTCCTTCCACCGCCGCCCCCACCTCCCCCTatctccctttcttcctcctctcctccctcctctgcttcatCCTCGTCTTCATCACAGGGGGGCTATAGTGGCGGCGGCCTGAGTGTCCGGGGCCCCAGTCTGATGGCCCTCAGGAACAGCCCACAGCCTTTGCGGAGGACGGCCTCGGGGGGGCCAGGCAGCGGCGGTGGGAGTGACGGAGGGCTGAGCCGGAGCACATCAGTCACGTCTCACATTTCCAACGGCTCTCACCTGTCCTACTCCTGA
- the cdipt gene encoding CDP-diacylglycerol--inositol 3-phosphatidyltransferase, whose protein sequence is MAQENIFFFVPNLIGYARVVLALVSFYLMPCCPWPAVFCYMLSALLDAFDGHAARALNQSTKFGAMLDMLTDRCATMCLLVNLSLLYPSYTFLFQLSMCLDIASHWLHLHSSTIKGSVSHKTIDLSGNPVLRIYYTSKPVLFVMCAGNELFFCLLYLLYHIPEPAAWLYWLQGLCGIICLLKSGISVLHLITASQNMATMDAAEREQAAKKQ, encoded by the exons ATGGCGCAGGAGAACATTTTCTTCTTCGTTCCGAATTTAATCG GTTATGCCCGGGTGGTTCTGGCCCTGGTGTCCTTCTACCTGATGCCCTGCTGTCCCTGGCCAGCGGTCTTCTGCTACATGCTGAGTGCTCTGCTGGATGCTTTTGACGGCCATGCTGCTCGAGCACTGAATcagt CCACCAAGTTTGGAGCCATGCTGGACATGTTGACGGACCGCTGTGCCACCATGTGTCTGCTGGTCAACCTGTCTCTGCTCTACCCCTCCTACACCTTCCTGTTCCAGCTCAGCATGTGTCTGGACATCGCCAGCCACTGGCTGCACCTGCATAG cTCTACAATAAAGGGATCAGTCAGTCACAAGACTATCGACCTCTCCGGGAACCCGGTCCTCCGGATCTACTACACCTCCAAG CCGGTGCTGTTTGTGATGTGCGCTGGGAACGAGCTCTTCTTCTGCCTGCTCTACCTTCTCTACCACATCCCAGAGCCAGCTG cctggCTGTACTGGCTGCAGGGACTCTGTGGGATAATCTGTCTGCTCAAGTCTGGTATTAGCGTGCTGCACCTCATCACCGCCTCCCAGAACATGGCCACCATGGATGCTGCCGAGCGAGAGCAGGCAGCGAAGAAACAGTGA
- the maza gene encoding myc-associated zinc finger protein → MDTSWSNFLFQTPPVQSQPETPLQSELLPELTGSAQSPSGEHIVTPPSTVDTAALSEEPIPVKPLTKPSRPAHICATCNKEFKNSYNLRRHQSVHTGIKMKDRAAREKEDGAKGGRVEKQTVPLSLLHLTLPPQPPPPTPPVTVQETLPQPGQHANQETQPVSVSIAPATVTMAAPQQPIQAAVVVVGSMEQNPNPNPTPTPNTNQVRKNHSCEACGKAFRDVYHLNRHRLSHSDEKPYSCPICQQRFKRKDRMSYHVRSHQGGVEKPYVCPNCAKAFSRPDHLNSHVRQVHSTERPFKCTTCTSAFATRDRLRAHLIRHEEKVPCHICGKLLSAAYITDHMRVHNQSQHHACHLCNRSFTTLTYLRVHAQKHHGQEWKESGGARGGFGGTGAGGVLLCQLCGVQCKTATQLQGHMGTHANQGDPSPDPTSTAPLGTTSVAVTVSSASTVGLLVTDCSGIAPQPHS, encoded by the exons ATGGACACCTCCTGGAGCAATTTCCTTTTCCAG ACGCCGCCGGTTCAGAGTCAACCTGAGACGCCGCTGCAGTCGGAGCTGCTGCCCGAGCTGACCGGCTCAGCTCAGAGTCCTTCAGGCGAGCACATCGTGACACCGCCATCCACCGTCGACACCGCCGCCCTGAGCGAGGAGCCCATACCTG TCAAACCGCTCACCAAGCCGAGCCGGCCGGCCCACATCTGCGCCACCTGCAACAAGGAGTTCAAGAACAGCTACAACCTGCGGCGGCACCAGTCGGTGCACACGGGCATCAAGATGAAGGACCGGGCGGCCCGGGAGAAGGAGGATGGAGCGAAGGGAGGACGGGTGGAGAAGCAGACggtccccctctccctcctccacctcacccTGCCCCCGCAGcctccccctcccactccccccGTCACCGTGCAGGAGACCCTCCCCCAGCCCGGTCAGCACGCCAACCAGGAGACCcagcctgtctctgtgtccatCGCCCCGGCAACCGTAACCATGGCTGCACCGCAGCAACCCATCCAAGCAGCTGTTGTTGTCGTCGGGTCCATGGAGCAG AATCCAAACCCCAACCCCACCCCGACCCCCAACACCAACCAGGTGAGAAAGAACCACTCCTGTGAGGCATGTGGAAAGGCCTTCAGGGACGTGTATCACCTGAATCGTCATCGGCTGTCCCATTCAGACGAGAAGCCGTACTCCTGCCCGATCTGCCAGCAGCGCTTCAAGAGGAAAGACAGGATGAGTTATCACGTGCGCTCGCATCAAGGTGGCGTGGAGAAACCCTACGTCTGTCCGAACTGCGCCAAGGCCTTCTCCAG ACCGGACCACCTCAACAGTCACGTCCGACAGGTGCACTCTACAGAGAGACCGTTCAAGTGCACG ACGTGCACGTCGGCGTTTGCCACCCGTGATCGTCTCCGTGCTCACCTGATCCGTCACGAAGAGAAGGTGCCGTGTCACATCTGTGGAAAGCTGCTGTCCGCCGCTTACATCACAGACCACATGCGGGTCCACAACCAGTCGCAGCACCATGCCTGTCACCTCTGCAACCGCA gCTTCACCACTCTCACCTATCTGCGTGTCCACGCTCAGAAGCATCACGGTCAGGAGTGGAAGGAGAGCGGTGGGGCGCGTGGGGGCTTCGGTGGGACGGGAGCTGGCGGGGTGCTGCTCTGCCAGCTGTGTGGCGTGCAGTGCAAGACGGCCACGCAGCTCCAGGGTCACATGGGGACCCACGCCAACCAGGGCGACCCCAGCCCCGATCCCACGAGCACGGCTCCCCTCGGCACCACCAGCGTGGCTGTCACGGTCTCCAGTGCTAGCACAGTGGGACTGCTGGTAACTGACTGCTCCGGTATCGCCCCCCAGCCTCACAGCTAG